TTAAGGGTGTCGCTCACCCCCGTCTGCAGGTACGCCGCCATCACCGTTGTGTTAAAGCGCGGGTACTCGCGGTACGCGGGCGAGACCTCCGAGGAGAGTACGACCGGCACCGCCCCGAGCCGGTGCGCGGGATACTTCTCCCTGACGATCTCCCTGATCCGTTCCTCGTGCGACTTGTTCCTGATCGACTGCAGCAGCGCGACCACGAAGATCTCGGCACCGCGGTCGACGAGGGTGTCGACGGCGCCGCGGACCTTGTCGTCGTGTAGCGGCAACTGGACGTTGCCGAAGCAGTCGACTCGCTCCTGCACGCCGACGACCATTTCCGGGTCCACCAGCGGGAGTGGCTTGACCTTCCTGCCCTGGCGCTTGAAGTCCTTCTCGGTGAGGCCGTCGACGGAGCCTTTCGCGCGCTGGATCCAGAGCGTGTCCTCGAAACCATGGGTCGTGATCAGGCCGACCCTGGCACCCCTCCGCTCGATCAGCGCGTTCGTCTCCTGCGTCGAGGAGTAGATAATCAGCTCGCAGTCGGCGAGGAACTCCTCCAGCGACTGGTCGAGATCGCCGGCGATGCTCTCGAGCGCGCGCGCGAACGCCGTCGCGAGGTCGTACTTCGTCGTCTGCACCTTCGCGGTGCGGACATCCCTGCCGTCCGCGCGCACCGCGACACAGTCGGTGAACGTTCCGCCGGCATCGATCCCTACGAGGTAGCCCATTGGTGACCTCCACCTAAGCTAAGCTAAGTAGTGCTGGGTACGCGGCGAACGAGCTGTGCTTTCATCTCCCAGCGGGGGAGGGAGTTGGGTGGCACCAGGCTGACGCTCGCACGCACGACCAACTTCTCGCGTATGGTCTGCTCTATCTCTCTGCCAAGTTGTTCGATGTCGCGCTCGTCGCTGCCGTACTCGATCTGGACCCGCAGCGGCGGTGCGACGCTGACGTCGTTGCCCGGCACCAGGATCTGCATGGCGCCGGTGGTTCTCGGTCGCAGCGACGACACGATGTCCTTCACCGCCGACGGCCACACGTTCACGCCCGCGACGATGAGCATGTCGTCGGTCCTACCGACGCAGGTGATCCGTGGGCTGGTGCGCCCGCAGGTACAGGGCGAGGGGTCGACAACGACGCGGTCCCTGACCCGGAAGCGGACGAGAGGCACGCACTCGCGACGCAGGTGAGTGACGACGAGCTCGCCCTCGTTGCCCGAAGACCAGTCCAGCCTCGCTTCGGTGATCGGGGCGACGAGCTCGGTGTACAGGAAGTCCTGCGCACAGAGATGCAGGCCGTCCTGCCGCGGGCAGGACGCCGCGTAGATCGGGAACAGGTCGGCGTTCCCGAGGCCGTCCGATACCGTCGCTTCGAACTCGTCCTCGAGGTGCGCCCGGACGGCGGGAATGCTGCCGCCAGGCTCGGCGCCGAGCAGGAGCTTCCGGAAGCCGAGTTCCGCCGGGTCGGTGTCCAGCCGTTCGCGGCAGTACTCGGCAAGGTAGGCGGCATAGGAGGGTGTGCACATGAGCGTGGTCGCGCGGAGGTCGCGGGCCGTCGTGACCAGCCTGTCGGTCGCTCCGGTGCCGATCGGGACGAACGTTGCCCCGATGTTCTCCGTGGCGTCCTTGAGCGGCAGACCACCCACGAAAAAGCCCAGGCCGAAGCCGTGGACAACGACGTCGGACGGGCGCATCCCCTCGCAGTAGAGCACCCGGCTGACGACCTCGACCCAGGACGCGTGATCGGCCGCCGTCACGCCGACGTAGCTCGGACGTCCGGTGGTACCGCTCGAGGAGTGCACGCGCACGACCTCGCTCATCTCGACCGCCGCGTGACGCCCAAGCGGCGGCGCGGCGAGCTGGCTGTCCCGCAGCTCTTCCTTGGTCGTGAACGGTGCGTCGAAGTCGGCCATCGACTCGACCGAGGCGGGGTCGAAACCCGCGGCCGCCCACTTCGCCGCATAGAACGGGGACCGACGCTGGACATACCGGAGCTGGGCCCGGAGCCGCTCGCACTGCACGGCCTCGAGCTCCTCCGCGGACATCGTCTCCACGGCGGCCGACCAGCATGGCCGGTCCTCTGCGCTCACGGTCATTGTTGGCTCTTCTCGTCGGTGCCGTACTCGTGCTCGATGAGGTAAGTACGCGTCGAGGTCTCCGCGCCGTCCGCGTCGCCGTTCTCGACCCGGTCGACGATGCCCCCGAGGAGCTCCTTGCACGTCTCCCGCCAGTTCGCGTTCTGGACCCGCGTGCC
Above is a window of Streptosporangiales bacterium DNA encoding:
- a CDS encoding AMP-binding protein; translation: MTVSAEDRPCWSAAVETMSAEELEAVQCERLRAQLRYVQRRSPFYAAKWAAAGFDPASVESMADFDAPFTTKEELRDSQLAAPPLGRHAAVEMSEVVRVHSSSGTTGRPSYVGVTAADHASWVEVVSRVLYCEGMRPSDVVVHGFGLGFFVGGLPLKDATENIGATFVPIGTGATDRLVTTARDLRATTLMCTPSYAAYLAEYCRERLDTDPAELGFRKLLLGAEPGGSIPAVRAHLEDEFEATVSDGLGNADLFPIYAASCPRQDGLHLCAQDFLYTELVAPITEARLDWSSGNEGELVVTHLRRECVPLVRFRVRDRVVVDPSPCTCGRTSPRITCVGRTDDMLIVAGVNVWPSAVKDIVSSLRPRTTGAMQILVPGNDVSVAPPLRVQIEYGSDERDIEQLGREIEQTIREKLVVRASVSLVPPNSLPRWEMKAQLVRRVPSTT